The Brassica oleracea var. oleracea cultivar TO1000 chromosome C7, BOL, whole genome shotgun sequence sequence TTGTTGAAGACGCAAATAATGTTCCAGGTCACTGCATAAGTATAGAAACAAAGGAAGTGAGCTCAACAATTAGAACTATATACTTGTATCTGTTGGGATTATACTTACTCAGTGCTCTAGTCATTCTCCTTTTGTCAGCGCTTATAAACGTCGTGGGTCTAACGTTCTTAGTAGGTCCACAAAGATACTGTTGTTTAGGTGCTGTGAACATGAAGTTTACCGGCATCCTAACAGTCTTAACCGTTGTACCAGCTTTACCAACGGATATCTGAAATGCACTTTCTAAACCGGGTTTCAAGACACCGCCTTTGCAGCAGTTAGCAATCTGCTGGTTGTAGGGAGTTTTAGGAGGCAAGTCTACAACTGTTGGTTTATTTATGCAGGAATGAGGGATGTTTCCTTTGAACATGGAACAATCTCCTTGCTTTGTGGTTCGTGCACCGACCATGCTCCAGATCACCTCTTTTCTGGTCCATCCCCAGCTCATTTTCCATCCCGGTGAAGGAATTGAGCGTTGTTTCTGGTAATTGTAGGCTGAAACCACAGCCTGAGGAAACACAAAGGTTCGTTTATTCTCTGAGTTTTGGTGAGACAAAAAGTAGCTATGATGGTTGAACTTACAACGTAGCCATCAGGTGTCCAGGTCATGAGATCCCATTTGATTGTGATGTTTCCGTTGCTGCTTGTGAGAGCTTCTGCAGATTAGATAACACAAAGACTTCATAAGTTTTTCAGAAGAGACAAACAGAGAAATGAAGGTGAATGTGTAGGAGTAGAGAGAATCTCTTCTTCTTAAGATTCAGAGATTTACCTGAAGAAGTGAAGCATGAAAAGGAAACGAGGAGCAGAACGATCATGGCAGAGAAGAGAGACTCCATTTCAATTTCTTGTGGTTTCAATGGGAGAAAGTGATCAAGTTATTTAAGAAGAAAGATCAAGCCGCAGACTTTGACTTCATACCCATTTGACTTCTTACCCACGTGATGAACAGCTGTACAGTGATATCCGGGATCCTTGTTTTAATTATTATCAAACATGATCAACGACAAGTGCAACCTGACTTGGATGCACAACAGAGCATTTCCAAACAAGTGAATAACCAAGCAAAAAGCAAAGAACTTTCTTTTATCTCCGATTCATGAGACAAACCCATAACAAGCGTCTAAACGTTACGTTACATTAAGCTGAAAGATTATTCGGCTACTGATCAAAAGATCACAGTACCTTCTCATAAAACAATAACAAGGAAAGACCAAAGACTGTTTTGAACCATAAAACATTAAAGAGAATGCTACCGATCACATTCTCCTCCTCATCTTATTATGCGGTTTCTTAACAAAACTCATGTTGATCTGCTTGAGCCTTCTCCTCTTCCTCGCGGTCTTCTCAGGCAAAGTCTCCCTCTTCTTCACATTGCTATCAACCTCCTTACTCTTCTTCTTCAAAAACCTCGGATCAACTCTGTACTCCTTGGGACTAACCGCAACACCTCTCCTCGCCGCTTCTTTGTACAAACCATTAGCTCTAGTCAGCTGGTTATTCGCACACATCTTCCCCATCAACAAATCATAAGTCTTGATCCCAGGCTTACACCCATCAGCCTTCATGTTCTTGAACACACTCATCGCATGCTCAAGCCTCTCAATCCCACACAGTATCTTCAAAAACCCGTAATACTCTTTCTTATCCAAAGCCTTGCCGTACCCAGCCGACTTCATCTTATCAATCATTTCATCTCCTTCTCCGATCCTAGCCGCCTGATACAAACTCCTTATCAAAACAAGATAAGTCTCAGCATCCGGCTGACAACCCCATTCACTCATTCTACCAAACAACTCCATCGCCTCTTCGGTTCTCCTGATCTTACAGAGATTGTTAATCAACACATTGAAAGTCTTTGTATTTCTCGGAACGCCACGTGTCTCCATCTCGAGCAAGACCTTCTCGACTTCGGACTGGAGCCTAAACGGATCTTTCTTCCTACAAAGCTTACACACACAATCAAGAATCACGTTGTAAGCCAACGTACCTATCTCGAACCCTCCTCTCGCCATCTCGCCGGCGAATCTCGTCGCCTCGTCGAGCTTCTCGGCGGCGCACCAGCCGCTGATCAACAGATCGCAGATCTTTTCGTCGGGGAAGATCTCGTTAGCCGTGCTCTTCACCATCTTCTCGGCGAAACTCGCGTGTCCTTTCTCGCAGAGCTTCTTCACCACCAAGGTGAGCGACTCTCTGTCTCGTTTCAACCCGTACTCGATCTCCATCCTCTCGAAGAACTCGACGGCCTGCTTGGCTCGGCCCGCGCGGACGAGCCTGTCGACGGCGGAGTCCAGCGTCTTGGCTCCGGCGACGCCTTTGTATTTTGCGATGATCTCGTGCATCCCTTTGAAATCCTTGCGACGGCCGAAGTAATCGACGAACAAGGAGACGGTTTCGTCGTCGTGGGAGAAGGCGGCGTTGGAGTCGAGCCAGTCGTTGAACCCTAGAGCGGCGCGGCCGGCTTCGGGGGAGAGGTTGAGCGTTTGGAGGATCAGATCGCGAGTTGGAGTGATGTGGGAGAAGCTGAGGTGGAACCTCTGGGAGATGGACTGGGGATCGGCTTCGGGGGTTCCGGTGAGCTCCTTGGAGAAGGAGAGAGCGATCTGAGTCGGGTCTGGAGTTTGTGGATCCGACGCATTGGTTTCGGATGAGAAGAGTCTGGAAGGGAATAGAGGGAACCTGGGAGGGGGAGGGTGGGGAAATGACGTGGTGGGGGGGATGATGCGGGAGTGTGATTGGAGAGGAGTGGTGAAGGTGCGGAGGAGGAGTCGCCGGAGTTGCAGAGACGGTAACGGCGGCGGCATTTTAGAACTAGGGTGAGAAATAAGAAATCGAGGGAGAGGAGGAGAAACAAGGCAAGTAATATCCTAAAACCCTACTTCATGAGTGAGATCGGGCTTCGCTTTTGGGCTTTCGGATTGATTGAGCCTTTTTTGAAATAACATAGATTATTAAGAGATAAATGTAGTGAGAAATCGTTAGGGGATGTAGCTCATATGGTAGAGCGCTCGCTTCGCATGCGAGAGGCACGGGGTTCGATTCCCCGCTTCTCCACTTTTTGATTTTGTTTGGCCTCTCTAGACAACACGTTGGTAAAACTAAAATCTAAAGCTCGAATCGAATCTTCCTCCCCGGTTTAACACACTGCAATAAAAATCTCCGGAAACTTTCACAGATTTTAGGGTTCTTCTTGTCCCTTTCCCATTCAAAAAATCGTTTTTTTTTTATTTGTTCCCTATCCAGAGTCTTCATCTCGTCGGGAGTAAAAAAAAAGAATCATCTCTTTTTGATTTTGTAATCTGGTGAGTATCTCTGTCTTCAGTGAGACGTTAAACCTTCGCGATTGTAAAACGAAAGGAGCTATGTTGCGTTGCGTTGATAACTGTTTAGTTTTCTTCGATTTTTGTATAAGTTAGTGTCTTTCTAATATCCATTTAGTTAGGTTTCTGATGAACTCTCAGGAGTTTAGAGTCGATTTCTAAAAACATTGGTTTTCTCTTTGCTTAGAGCTTTAACAATTTTTTTTTCATCCAGCTAACTTGTAACTAAGTGTTTTCTTGGCAGTGGGCGTTTAGCTTGAGATCACAAGCATCCTAACTTGTCGCATCTTGTACCAAAGAATGTACACTAGTGGAAGCTCTAATCCTGCGCCAGGAAACTGCCCTCCTAACGAGATCCATCTGCCTCCTCGGGTTCAGCAAGCCTATATGTATCCGCCGTCTCCTGCTTCCTCACAGCAGTATCACTCTCATCTTCCACCTGTTTCAATGCTGCCGCCTCCACCACCGTTACCTCCTGGTGCCACACCACCCTCACAAGCATTCCCTAATCCGTTTCATCCGCCACCAAGCTTCCTCCCACTTTCTTTTCCTCTGAAGAGTTTGGAACCTCCTGGGATGCCTCTTCCTCCTCCTCCTCCATCTTCATCCCAACTCTTTGCAGACACCGCTTGTGCTAACCCTGAATCTGCAACGCATGTAAGCGTGTCTTTAGATGGCAGAGCTCTTGACCTTGAACAACCTGTTGTTGAAGACGCTGGATCTTCTTCACCACATGAGAAGAAGGCGGAGCATGGCTCTCCTTTATATGATGATCCTGACATTGAGATGGAAGGTTCGTGTTGAGACACTTTTGTTAACTTTTAACACCAAAGTTTGCTTCTTTCTTGTTTACCCCATTTGTTTTATTTGTCTTCCTTTTTGTTTCAGATGATATCACTCTGCCTGAGAGTAGTTACCCAAGCCAACCTCTCAACTACGGTTCTGAAACCAATACTCTCACAGGCACAACGCTTCCTGTTTCAAAGTCAGATACTCAAATACACCAAGATGTAGATGATGGTTCTACACAAGCTTCTTCCTCGCCTTACTCCGGAAGAGCCAAGATTGTTCCCGTCGGTGACATGTATGATCCTTTCGTAGACAGCTTTGAACCAGCATCTGTTAAACTAGATTGCCTTCAGGAGCATGAACCAGTCAGCGACTCTTACACTGTACCCAAGGCGAGCATTTCCTCAAACACCCCACTCAATTTGGAAGAAAACAACCAAGGTGTTGTTGATAAACAAGCTCCAAGTGAGTCGGACATGACAGCTCGTGTCAGTGTTTCCTCAAACAAACCACCTGACGTCGAAGAAAACACCACGGGAAACGATATCGGAGCGGTTGTCTCTGAAGATAACGATGAGTTTGGTGAGAATGCAGGAGAAGGTAACAGCCATGAGACCCTGACTCCAAACTCCAACAACGAGAATCCAAAGGCGACTAACAGTGCACGCGAAGGTGATATCACGAGGAAAAAGTCTCGAGGGGATGCAAAGGAGAAAGACTCATCGAGGTCCATGAAGCTTTTCAAGGTGGCGCTAACGAAGTTCGTGAAGGAGCTTCTGAAACCTTCGTGGAGGCAAGGGAATATGAGCAAAGAGGCGTTCAAGACTATTGTGAAGAGAGCCGTGGATAAAGTCTCCAACTCAATGGAAGGTCGTCGTGTGCCCAAGTCAAAAGCTAAGATCGATAAGTACATTGACAGTTCACGGGACAAGCTGACCAAACTCGTCATGGTAAGAAAACATAAAAAGCTGTGGCACAATCTCTTCATAGTCCATCGTTACCCGGACTAGACTCATCCTGGTTCTTCATTGTTTTTGTTGGCAGGGCTATGTAGATAAGTATGTGAAAGCGTAGAGAACCACGTGACACGGTGTTGCTGCCGCTTGGAGAAGAACTAAATGTTGTTCTACAGTTTTGTCTCGTCTGAAAACAATGGATGTTTATACAGAAAAGTTCTTTGCTTGTGATTTTTACGATGATGAAGTCATTTTGATTATTCTCGTAATCTCTTTCTAACTTGATAGCGTTTTCGCAAGTGAATGAACCCATTTGATAAAGCTTCATGGTTAATAAAACATGAAGTTATTGTAATCTTATTCGTGCTTGATGAAGTCGAGAATGAATGATTAGTTGTAGCAAATAATTTAGTACTAGCTAACAATGATCGTGTTGCCTCCGTAGCATAGTGGTATTGCGTTCGCTTCGTAAGCGAAAGGCCGCGAGTTCGATCCTCGCCGGGGGCTTGTTGAATCCCTTAGTATTTTTCTTACTTTTTCTTAAGGCCCAATGGTGTTATGTGACTCATGTTATCTCATGTTAAGTTTGGGATCCTACCACTGAGAGCAAAATAACCTTTGTATTATTTTTTGTTACATATACTTCTAATCTAACCATAGTTAAAGTAAAATATAAAATCCTGGATTTTTATTTACTCTCGTGGAACGGTTAATATTAGATATTAGATCTTTTCAATACCAAACACTATAAACATGCATTTATCTTTTTATTTAAAATTTAATATCAATTATCAACTTTTTTGTTTTGTCACAACTGACATATGTGTGAATATGAACCAGTTAGGTCTACGCTTACAAAAATATTGTCAGTTTAACAAGCTCGAAAATGTCCAGCAGATATATTTTCAGTGGACTAGTAGGAGGAGGGAGGGTTTCAAACCTATAATCATCCAAAGATCTAATACTCATTTTGTAAAGTAATAGATGTTAACTAACCCAAACTCAAGAGATGGTGCGGAAGAATTAATCATTAAATGTTTATAACACAATAAACTCGATGTTATAAGTGGACTGCATCGACATCAAAATACTAATATTTAGATACCTGAAAATGTGAACATAAATTTAAACTCGAAATGTTCTCAATCTATCGAGTGAGAGGCTCGGATGGATCTCCATATCGAGTTTTTATATTTCTTTAAAATACCAAAGGAAGAAAATGTGGTATATGTTATGAAATAACTTATAATTTATAGTATCGAGAAATTTAAATAAGAGTAGAATTTAATACCCGTAGGAAGCAAATAACACTAGTATGAGGGAGAGAGTTTATTATAAGGAAGAAGAAGAAGATGTAATGGTTCTTTGATTATAAACTCTTGTTCTTGTTTTTGGTGTACAAAAGAGTGAGATGAGTGATGGTATTTATAGTGAACAACAATACATAAAATAACAAAGATGGTGCTTAATTTGGTAAATGAGTGGGTGATCATAATGCTTGATGAGTAGATGATCATAGTGCTTGAGTTGGTAAAGGAGTGGATGATCATAGTGCTTGAGTTTGGTAAAGAAG is a genomic window containing:
- the LOC106305672 gene encoding COBRA-like protein 5; amino-acid sequence: MESLFSAMIVLLLVSFSCFTSSEALTSSNGNITIKWDLMTWTPDGYVAVVSAYNYQKQRSIPSPGWKMSWGWTRKEVIWSMVGARTTKQGDCSMFKGNIPHSCINKPTVVDLPPKTPYNQQIANCCKGGVLKPGLESAFQISVGKAGTTVKTVRMPVNFMFTAPKQQYLCGPTKNVRPTTFISADKRRMTRALMTWNIICVFNKAT
- the LOC106305669 gene encoding pentatricopeptide repeat-containing protein PNM1, mitochondrial, which produces MPPPLPSLQLRRLLLRTFTTPLQSHSRIIPPTTSFPHPPPPRFPLFPSRLFSSETNASDPQTPDPTQIALSFSKELTGTPEADPQSISQRFHLSFSHITPTRDLILQTLNLSPEAGRAALGFNDWLDSNAAFSHDDETVSLFVDYFGRRKDFKGMHEIIAKYKGVAGAKTLDSAVDRLVRAGRAKQAVEFFERMEIEYGLKRDRESLTLVVKKLCEKGHASFAEKMVKSTANEIFPDEKICDLLISGWCAAEKLDEATRFAGEMARGGFEIGTLAYNVILDCVCKLCRKKDPFRLQSEVEKVLLEMETRGVPRNTKTFNVLINNLCKIRRTEEAMELFGRMSEWGCQPDAETYLVLIRSLYQAARIGEGDEMIDKMKSAGYGKALDKKEYYGFLKILCGIERLEHAMSVFKNMKADGCKPGIKTYDLLMGKMCANNQLTRANGLYKEAARRGVAVSPKEYRVDPRFLKKKSKEVDSNVKKRETLPEKTARKRRRLKQINMSFVKKPHNKMRRRM
- the LOC106305670 gene encoding pollen-specific leucine-rich repeat extensin-like protein 1; translated protein: MYTSGSSNPAPGNCPPNEIHLPPRVQQAYMYPPSPASSQQYHSHLPPVSMLPPPPPLPPGATPPSQAFPNPFHPPPSFLPLSFPLKSLEPPGMPLPPPPPSSSQLFADTACANPESATHVSVSLDGRALDLEQPVVEDAGSSSPHEKKAEHGSPLYDDPDIEMEDDITLPESSYPSQPLNYGSETNTLTGTTLPVSKSDTQIHQDVDDGSTQASSSPYSGRAKIVPVGDMYDPFVDSFEPASVKLDCLQEHEPVSDSYTVPKASISSNTPLNLEENNQGVVDKQAPSESDMTARVSVSSNKPPDVEENTTGNDIGAVVSEDNDEFGENAGEGNSHETLTPNSNNENPKATNSAREGDITRKKSRGDAKEKDSSRSMKLFKVALTKFVKELLKPSWRQGNMSKEAFKTIVKRAVDKVSNSMEGRRVPKSKAKIDKYIDSSRDKLTKLVMGYVDKYVKA